The following are encoded in a window of Vespa crabro chromosome 2, iyVesCrab1.2, whole genome shotgun sequence genomic DNA:
- the LOC124422121 gene encoding piggyBac transposable element-derived protein 4-like — protein MAKKRSIEESSISRNLKFSSSEDEFYIDFTVVPITDSDIDDELSQNENINSDSDDSREWENITKRDDIFQQIKFTVSPKVTGPQISPNIVESIDSFKLYFTEELVNIIKETNNYVNSKIKNKFEYWTTNNISRVPFYSDTFTRDRFNQIFWMLHLKKIPPGHPSLKTRIQRANETVVQFKGKIGFITYNPIKSTKWGIRIYVLIDSKSGYVYFILPYYGSITTENLPNPELPITTRIVLYLYQKLLEKILSVEGYHMFTDRYFTSLSLATELLKLKCHLTGMIKPN, from the exons ATGGCAAAGAAAAGGAGTATTGAAGAATCAAGTATCAGTAGGAACCTGAAATTTTCTAGTAGCGAAGatgaattttatat TGACTTTACTGTTGTGCCTATTACGGATAGTGATATTGATGATGAACTCAGccaaaacgaaaatataaacaGTGATAGTGACGACTCAAGAGAATGGGAAAATATTACTAAACGAGATGATATTTTTCagcaaataaaatttacagtaTCTCCAAAAGTAACAGGGCCACAAATTTCTCCTAATATTGTTGAGTCTATTGATTCATTCAAGTTGTACTTTACAGAGGaattagtaaatataataaaagaaactaataattatgtaaatagCAAAATAA aaaataaatttgaatattgGACAACAAACAATATTAGCAGAGTTCCATTTTATTCAGATACATTCACAAGAGATCGTTTTAATCAAATATTCTGGATGTTGCACTTGAAGAAAATCCCGCCCGGGCATCCATCTTTGAAGACGCGAATTCAAAGAGCTA ATGAAACAGTAGTTCAGTTTAAGGGCAAAATTggttttattacatataatccCATCAAATCAACTAAATGGGGTATAAGAATTTATGTTTTAATCGATTCAAAATCTggatatgtttattttattttgccgTACTACGGTTCGATAACAACGGAAAATCTTCCAAATCCGGAACTTCCAATAACTACCagaatagtattatatttgtatcaaaaattgttagaaaaaattttatcagtTGAAGGATATCATATGTTTACAGACCGCTATTTCACAAGTTTATCTTTAGCTACCGAATTACTAAAACTGAAATGTCATCTTACGGGCATGATAAAACCAAATTGA